In the genome of Burkholderiales bacterium, one region contains:
- the dcd gene encoding dCTP deaminase, translating into MSIKSDKWIRRMALEYGMIEPFEPNQVKEINGHPIVSYGTSSYGYDIRCSNEFRLFTNINTTIVDPKNFDPNSFVEVTGDYCIIPPNSFALARTVEYFRIPRNVLTICLGKSTYARCGIIVNVTPFEPEWEGYVTLEFSNTTPLPAKIYANEGVAQVIFFESDEPCEVSYKDRGGKYQGQRGVTLPRI; encoded by the coding sequence ATGAGCATCAAATCGGACAAATGGATTCGCCGTATGGCCCTGGAGTACGGCATGATCGAGCCCTTCGAGCCCAACCAGGTGAAGGAGATCAATGGCCATCCCATCGTCTCCTACGGTACCTCGAGCTATGGCTACGATATCCGCTGCTCCAACGAATTCCGCCTGTTCACCAACATCAACACCACCATCGTCGATCCCAAGAACTTCGACCCCAATTCCTTCGTCGAGGTGACCGGGGACTATTGCATCATTCCGCCCAATTCCTTCGCCCTAGCGCGGACGGTGGAGTATTTCCGCATCCCCCGCAATGTGCTCACTATCTGCCTGGGCAAGTCCACCTATGCCCGCTGCGGCATCATCGTCAACGTCACGCCCTTCGAGCCGGAGTGGGAGGGCTATGTGACCCTGGAGTTTTCCAACACCACGCCGCTGCCGGCCAAGATCTATGCCAACGAAGGCGTGGCGCAGGTGATCTTCTTCGAGTCCGACGAGCCGTGCGAGGTGTCCTACAAGGACCGCGGCGGCAAGTACCAGGGCCAGCGCGGCGTCACCCTGCCGCGCATCTGA